In Rhododendron vialii isolate Sample 1 chromosome 9a, ASM3025357v1, the following are encoded in one genomic region:
- the LOC131300277 gene encoding protein SEEDLING PLASTID DEVELOPMENT 1, translating into MRALNSHFVLIDLHSSWHSATHIPTSTFDYLKKSTALPNSLSQAFHRTRPRRRSEISSSASSVPSIRRPLDRLAPGNGLSSISVLTTSRSGEVSELDLFLELVPLRMRNELFGHQEIGELIEVVMDLGRQPLARFPSGDWVISEQPVKPEDLRHAISKVGEFSDDNRSGIDSSLHRISAIRNRKMQIIGLTCRVGRAMSGSAEVIRDLVEGGGSILVIGPPGVGKTTLIREMARMLADEHKKRVVIVDTSNEIGGDGDVPHSGIGRARRMQVPNVHMQHNVMIEAVENHMPETIIIDEIGTELEALAASTIAQRGVQLVGTAHGMTIENIMKNPSLQILVGGIESVTLGDEEARKRKVQKTILERKGPPTFTCAVEMISRTVYHVHHRLDMTVDAILAGKSPRFEIRCMDSEADSSLKAIDSVSTLEKNHLKESQLDNGEDRRSQIESDEEDGDYSPKSSNKLSRNITCSEGRPLVYVYTFKILEADLLQVVSVMGLENEIDVTDDIGTSDAILVSSSEMKQNPWIRTVSRFHQVPVFVMKSNTMAKMVKAVRMILEMDAFGSTSKRGPRSTFGIEIDDDAPKRKPSLEEIDALEEVRLAIEYIVIPGGEPVELLPRRSDIIARQLELVESYQLAAENSGTEQSPRLQILPQKLIKKTGSGKYHKSTPSLSKEISLKSLTGGVGGRTVSRLPLLPE; encoded by the exons atgagagctTTGAACTCACATTTTGTGCTGATTGATCTCCACTCCTCATGGCACTCGGCTACCCACATCCCAACCTCAACTTTCGATTACCTTAAGAAAAGCACTGCCTTACCCAATTCCCTCTCGCAAGCATTTCATCGAACACGTCCTCGTCGACGAAGTGAAATCTCGTCCTCCGCCTCTTCCGTGCCATCAATCCGGCGCCCGCTGGATCGACTGGCGCCAGGAAATGGGCTGTCGTCGATTTCGGTTTTGACGACGTCGAGATCGGGGGAAGTGTCGGAGCTGGACTTGTTTCTTGAGCTAGTGCCGTTGAGGATGAGGAATGAGCTGTTTGGGCACCAGGAGATTGGGGAGTTGATTGAAGTGGTGATGGATTTGGGCCGGCAGCCTCTGGCTCGGTTTCCTTCGGGGGATTGGGTGATCTCTGAGCAGCCTGTGAAGCCTGAGGATCTAAGGCACGCTATATCAAAG GTTGGTGAGTTCTCGGATGATAATCGTTCAGGCATTGATAGTTCCCTACACCGTATAAGTGCTATTCGAAACCGTAAAATGCAAATTATTGGCCTCACGTGCCGCGTGGGTCGAGCTATGTCTGGAAGTGCTGAAGTCATACGCGACTTGGTTGAGGGGGGAGGTTCTATATTGGTTATAGGACCTCCAGGAGTCGGCAAAACAACCTTAATCAG AGAAATGGCTAGAATGCTGGCAGACGAGCATAAGAAACGTGTTGTGATTGTGGATACATCAAACGAGATTGGAGGTGATGGTGATGTTCCTCATTCTGGAATAGGTCGTGCGAGAAGAATGCAAGTTCCAAATGTTCACATGCAACATAAT GTGATGATTGAAGCAGTTGAAAACCACATGCCGGAAACCATTATAATTGATGAAATCGGAACTGAGCTTGAAGCCCTTGCTGCGAGTACAATTGCTCAGAGGGGAGTTCAGCTTGTTGGAACGGCACATGGAATGACTATAGAAAACATAATGAAAAATCCCTCCCTTCAGATACTTGTTGGGGGCATAGAG AGTGTGACTCTGGGTGACGAGGAAGCTAGAAAAAGGAAAGTGCAGAAGACAATTCTTGAGAGGAAAGGACCTCCTACATTTACATGTGCAGTTGAGATGATTTCTAGGACTGTGTATCACGTTCATCACCGGTTGGATATGACAGTAGATGCTATACTGGCAG GAAAATCTCCCCGGTTTGAGATCCGTTGCATGGATTCTGAGGCAGATAGTTCTTTGAAGGCAATTGACTCTGTTTCAACACTTGAGAAGAACCATCTAAAGGAATCTCAGCTGGATAATGGTGAAGACAGAAGATCTCAAATTGAGTCTGATGAGGAAGACGGAGATTATTCTCCAAAGAGTTCCAATAAATTGAGCAGAAATATTACTTGTAGCGAGGGGAGGCCGTTAGTTTATGTATATACTTTTAAG ATTCTGGAAGCTGATTTACTTCAAGTGGTAAGTGTAATGGGCCTTGAAAATGAGATTGATGTAACCGACGATATTGGAACATCAGATGCTATCTTAGTATCCAGCTCTGAAATGAAGCAGAATCCCTGGATTCGTACTGTATCTAGATTCCACCAGGTGCCTGTATTTGTCATGAAG TCAAACACAATGGCAAAAATGGTAAAGGCAGTTCGTATGATTCTTGAAATGGATGCCTTTGGTTCTACATCAAAGCGGGGACCCAGAAGTACTTTTGGCATTGAAATTGATGATGATGCACCAAAAAGAAAGCCATCATTGGAGGAGATTGATGCTTTGGAG GAGGTTCGACTTGCGATTGAATATATTGTGATTCCCGGAGGAGAACCAGTTGAACTTCTTCCCAGACGTTCTGATATTATTGCCAGACAACTTGAGCTTGTGGAAAGCTATCAGCTGGCCGCGGAGAATTCAGGTACCGAGCAAAGCCCCAGGTTACAAATCCTTCCCCAGAAGTTAATCAAGAAGACTGGTTCCGGAAAATACCATAAATCTACTCCAAGTTTATCAAAGGAAATAAGCCTGAAATCACTAACCGGTGGCGTTGGAGGTCGTACTGTCTCTCGGCTGCCACTTTTGCCAGAATAG
- the LOC131300286 gene encoding ACT domain-containing protein ACR10-like, with amino-acid sequence MGILYEDVVIIKEAEKEGDPTVITVNCPDKTGLGCDLCRIILLFGLSISRGDVSTDGKWCYLVFWVVGRPTTRWDLLKNRLLEVCPMFSPAASEIYYYRPEFQQPKPQDMFLLKFWCYFDRKGLLHDVTKVLCELELTIKRVKVSTAPDGRVMDLFFVTDTREQLHTKERQEETIGHLRAVLRDAMTSCEIELAGPQITACSQGSSFLPSAITQDMFCLELPSKQTNGFLASNLVSVTVDNFLSPSHTLVQIFCQDHKGLVYDIMRTLKDYNIQISYGRFFANPKENCELDLFVMQVDGKKILDPEKQNALCSRLRMELVRPLRVDVLSRGPDTELLVANPVELSGRGRPLVFHDITLALKILDIRIFSVEIARHRIHDREWEVYRILLDDGDGLPLARNEIKDCVRKKLMGWE; translated from the exons ATGGGCATTTTGTATGAAGATGTGGTGATAATAAAAGAAGCTGAGAAGGAAGGGGATCCAACCGTAATTACAGTAAATTGCCCTGACAAGACTGGACTGGGTTGTGATTTGTGCAGGATCATTTTGCTGTTTGGATTGAGCATTTCCAGAGGAG ATGTTTCAACAGATGGCAAATGGTGTTACTTGGTTTTCTGGGTTGTTGGAAGGCCAACAACAAGGTGGGACTTATTAAAGAATAGGCTGTTGGAGGTATGCCCCATGTTTTCGCCTGCCGCCTCGGAAATCTACTATTACAGACCAGAATTTCAGCAGCCCAAACCACAAGATATGTTCCTATTGAAGTTCTGGTGTTACTTTGATCGGAAAGGCCTCTTGCATG atGTAACCAAGGTTTTGTGTGAGCTTGAGCTTACGATAAAACGAGTTAAGGTATCAACAGCACCAGATGGGAGAGTTATGGATCTCTTCTTTGTGACAGACACCAG AGAACAGCTTCATACTAAGGAGAGACAGGAGGAAACTATAGGACATTTGAGAGCTGTACTAAGGGACGCCATGACAAGTTGCGAGATTGAACTAGCTGGCCCACAAATTACTGCTTGTTCACAAGGGTCTTCGTTTCTTCCCTCAGCAATTACCCAAGACATGTTCTGCTTAGAGCTGCCCAGCAAACAGACAAATGGTTTCCTCGCATCCAACCTTGTATCTGTCACAGTGGATAACTTCCTCAGCCCCTCTCACACCCTTGTTCAAATCTTCTGCCAAGATCACAAAGGTCTCGTTTACGACATCATGAGAACCCTAAAGGATTACAATATTCAG ATTTCTTACGGAAGATTCTTCGCAAATCCAAAGGAAAACTGTGAGCTGGATTTGTTTGTAATGCAAGTGGATGGGAAAAAGATATTGGACCCTGAGAAGCAAAACGCATTATGCTCTCGTTTGAGAATGGAGCTTGTCCGTCCTCTCAGAGTCGATGTACTGAGTCGCGGCCCTGACACAGAGCTACTTGTAGCGAATCCCGTCGAGTTATCTGGCCGGGGAAGGCCACTCGTTTTCCATGATATTACCCTTGCTCTCAAGATTCTTGACATACGCATCTTTTCG GTGGAGATAGCGAGACACCGGATTCACGATCGGGAATGGGAAGTTTACAGGATCTTACTTGATGATGGGGATGGTTTACCTTTGGCCAGGAATGAGATCAAAGATTGTGTGAGAAAGAAGTTGATGGGTTGGGAATGA